Proteins from a genomic interval of Paenibacillus sp. RC334:
- the accD gene encoding acetyl-CoA carboxylase, carboxyltransferase subunit beta: MFKDLFQKKRKYATIPSERALSGDQADMPDRPKREIPEGLMTKCGKCGSIQYSKELEKNLKVCPVCGYHMRLNAMDRIRMVLDENTFTEYDADMISVDPLGFPGYASKLEQQTLKSGLREAVITGDGLIHGLPAVVAVMSFDFFTGSMGSVVGEKITRAIEQAIDKRLPLIIFSTSGGARMQESILSLMQMAKTSAALARMDEQGLLYISVITDPTTGGVSASFATLGDINIAEPGAVFGFAGRIVIEQTIRQKLPDDFQTSEFNLQHGQLDMVVHRKELRDTLGQLLDLHSAKEVE, from the coding sequence GTGTTTAAAGATTTATTCCAAAAGAAGCGTAAATACGCGACCATCCCTTCGGAACGGGCGCTGAGCGGCGATCAAGCGGACATGCCGGATCGTCCCAAACGGGAAATCCCCGAAGGTCTTATGACCAAATGTGGCAAATGCGGAAGCATTCAATACAGTAAAGAGTTAGAAAAAAATCTGAAAGTGTGCCCGGTGTGCGGATACCATATGCGTCTTAATGCTATGGATCGTATTCGCATGGTGCTCGATGAAAATACATTTACAGAATATGATGCCGATATGATTTCGGTTGATCCGCTGGGTTTTCCAGGTTATGCAAGCAAGCTGGAACAGCAGACGCTGAAATCCGGTTTGCGAGAGGCTGTCATTACGGGCGATGGGCTCATTCATGGGCTTCCGGCTGTTGTTGCAGTGATGAGTTTTGACTTTTTCACTGGCAGCATGGGATCAGTCGTCGGGGAGAAAATTACCCGCGCCATTGAGCAGGCGATAGACAAGCGTCTTCCGCTTATTATTTTCTCCACATCTGGTGGGGCGCGTATGCAGGAAAGTATTTTGAGCCTGATGCAGATGGCCAAAACAAGTGCGGCTCTCGCTCGTATGGACGAGCAGGGATTGCTCTATATTTCCGTTATCACCGATCCGACTACAGGTGGAGTATCCGCCAGCTTTGCTACGCTTGGAGATATTAACATCGCGGAGCCGGGGGCAGTATTCGGTTTTGCCGGACGTATCGTGATCGAACAGACGATCAGACAGAAGCTACCGGACGATTTTCAAACCTCCGAATTTAATTTGCAGCACGGACAATTGGATATGGTTGTACATCGCAAGGAACTGCGCGATACACTTGGCCAACTGCTCGATTTGCACAGCGCGAAAGAGGTGGAATAG
- a CDS encoding phosphatidylglycerophosphatase A, which yields MSYEYAETLLIRRGISIESIADIVFQLQLKYYPHLTIEECVDSVKAVLQKREVQYTLFTGIALDELAEKKLLPQPLQAIMEADEPLYGVDETLALGITSVYGMIGLTSFGYLDKEKTGIIEQLNRKGSGIHVFLDDLVAGLAAAASSRIAHRSPHAKQYPVSLDT from the coding sequence ATGTCCTATGAATACGCAGAAACCCTGTTAATTCGCAGAGGGATTAGTATCGAGTCCATAGCGGACATTGTTTTTCAGCTTCAGCTAAAATATTACCCTCATTTGACCATTGAAGAATGTGTGGACAGCGTAAAGGCAGTTTTGCAGAAGCGGGAAGTGCAGTATACGCTGTTCACGGGTATTGCGCTTGATGAGCTGGCCGAAAAAAAACTTCTTCCCCAGCCGCTGCAAGCCATTATGGAGGCAGATGAACCCCTGTACGGAGTGGACGAGACACTGGCCCTCGGGATTACGAGCGTGTATGGTATGATTGGCTTGACCAGTTTTGGTTATCTGGATAAAGAAAAGACGGGAATCATTGAACAGCTAAACCGTAAAGGCAGCGGTATTCATGTATTTCTGGACGATCTGGTCGCCGGACTGGCAGCTGCCGCTTCTTCGCGCATTGCTCATCGCAGCCCCCATGCCAAGCAATACCCCGTGTCATTGGACACTTGA
- a CDS encoding acetyl-CoA carboxylase carboxyltransferase subunit alpha → MAGELPYEKPLVEMRQKIEELKQFGQDKQIDFTDEINRLEERYLQMEEEIYTNITAPQKMHVARHHQRPTSLDLIGQVFTDFIELHGDRLYGDDLAVVGGIAKLNGIPVTVIGQQRGKDTKDNIARFFGSAHPEGFRKGLRLMQQADKFKRPIITFIDTKGAYPGNTAEERGQSEAIARNLREMAKLSVPVICVVIGEGGSGGALAFAVGNRVLMLEHAIYSAISPNGAASILWKDASKADQAAEAMKITANDLLRMEVIEDIVPEPKGGAHRNYEVTAAAIKESLERHLADLLNMNCDELREDRYQKFRKIGQYTFLKTSEPGSML, encoded by the coding sequence ATGGCTGGCGAATTGCCTTATGAAAAGCCCCTGGTCGAGATGCGACAGAAGATCGAAGAACTCAAGCAATTCGGACAGGATAAGCAAATTGATTTTACCGATGAAATTAACCGTCTGGAGGAACGTTATCTCCAGATGGAGGAAGAAATATATACGAACATTACAGCACCGCAAAAAATGCACGTGGCTCGTCATCATCAGCGACCGACATCGCTTGATTTGATCGGGCAGGTGTTTACGGATTTCATTGAACTGCACGGCGACCGCCTGTATGGCGACGATCTGGCGGTCGTGGGTGGAATTGCCAAGCTGAATGGTATTCCGGTAACCGTTATTGGGCAGCAACGTGGCAAGGATACGAAGGATAACATTGCACGGTTTTTCGGGAGCGCGCACCCGGAGGGATTCCGTAAAGGCTTGCGTCTTATGCAGCAGGCTGACAAATTCAAACGCCCAATCATTACATTTATTGATACGAAGGGCGCTTATCCGGGTAATACAGCAGAGGAGAGAGGTCAATCGGAAGCGATTGCCCGCAATTTGCGGGAGATGGCAAAGCTTTCGGTGCCTGTTATTTGTGTGGTCATCGGCGAGGGTGGAAGCGGCGGCGCGCTTGCGTTTGCCGTCGGCAACCGTGTGCTGATGCTGGAGCATGCCATTTACTCGGCCATTTCTCCTAACGGAGCGGCCTCGATTCTGTGGAAGGATGCTTCCAAGGCGGATCAGGCTGCTGAGGCTATGAAGATTACGGCGAATGACCTCCTGCGCATGGAGGTCATCGAGGATATCGTGCCGGAGCCGAAGGGGGGCGCGCATCGTAACTATGAAGTAACCGCTGCCGCTATCAAGGAGTCGCTGGAACGCCATTTGGCCGACCTTTTGAATATGAACTGCGACGAATTGAGGGAAGATCGGTATCAAAAGTTCCGAAAAATAGGCCAATATACCTTTTTAAAAACTTCGGAACCAGGTTCTATGTTGTAA